A region from the Caloenas nicobarica isolate bCalNic1 chromosome 11, bCalNic1.hap1, whole genome shotgun sequence genome encodes:
- the ABTB1 gene encoding ankyrin repeat and BTB/POZ domain-containing protein 1 isoform X2, with amino-acid sequence MKRDYYDVFLQRLLEQGYQSDIVFIVHGKSFCAHRCILSARSAYFAEMFETKWKGKNMIVLKHPLINPAAFGSLLQYLYTGRLDIDVEYVNDCKRLAKQCRLQDLIDDLETKCKKVYEFVSSKPGTCVKVLTIEPTGNCRLQEDLALLADCALPAELRVGFGELPFDSTDNFNSCPDVCFRVADYNFLCHKAFFCGRSDYFKALLEDHFSESEELQTQPSIPVVTLHNISEDIFIRVLYYIYSDDTELSPENAYDVLCVADMYLLPGLKRLCGRTLAQILDEDNIVSIWRIAKLFQLTRLEDQCTEYMAKIIEKLVELEEFVAAVKENAEAVEERQETDSIPLVDDIRFHITSNVQTYSAIEEANQKLEALENLLASIGLEC; translated from the exons ATGAAGAGAGACTACTACGACGTCTTCCTACAGCG GTTGCTGGAGCAGGGTTATCAAAGCGACATCGTTTTCATTGTTCATGGCAAATCCTTCTGTGCCCACCGCTGCATTCTCAGTGCTCGCAGCGCCTACTTTGCAGAAATGTTTGAGACCAAATGGAAGGGGAAGAACATGATAGTGTTGAAGCATCCATTG ATTAATCCAGCAGCCTTTGGCTCCCTTCTGCAGTATCTCTACACAG GTCGTCTTGATATCGACGTCGAATATGTAAATGACTGCAAGAGGTTAGCCAAGCAGTGTCGGCTGCAGGACCTCATAGACGATTTGGAGACCAAATGTAAAAAAGTCTATGAATTTG tctCTTCCAAGCCAGGGACCTGTGTGAAAGTGCTGACGATTGAGCCCACAGGTAACTGCCGGCTGCAGGAAGATCTGGCTCTTCTAGCAGACTGCGCCCTGCCAGCTGAACTGCGG GTTGGTTTTGGGGAGTTGCCGTTTGACAGCACTGACAACTTTAACAGTTGTCCCGACGTGTGTTTCCGGGTGGCAGATTACAACTTTTTGTGCCATAAG gCATTTTTCTGTGGTCGCAGTGATTATTTCAAagcccttcttgaagaccaTTTCAGTGAGAGTGAGGAACTGCAGAcacagcccagcatccctgtgGTGACTCTCCACAACATCTCAGAAGACATCTTCATCCGGGTCCTCTACTACATCTACAGCGATGACACAGAG CTGTCCCCGGAAAACGCCTACGACGTGCTGTGCGTGGCAGACATGTACCTGCTGCCTGGGCTCAAGCGCCTTTGCGGCAGGACCTTGGCTCAGATCCTCGACGAGGACAACATCGTCAGCATCTGGAGGATCGCAAAGCTGTTCCAGCTCACCCGCCTGGAGGACCAGTGCACAGAGTACATGGCAAAGATCATCGAGAAG ctggtgGAGTTGGAGGAGTTCGTGGCTGCTGTGAAGGAGAATGCGGAGGCCGTGGAGGAACGGCAGGAGACCGACTCCATTCCTCTGGTCGATGACATCCGCTTCCACATCACCAGCAACGTGCAGACTTACAGTGCCATCGAGGAAGCCAACCAGAAACTTGAAGCTCTGGAAAACCTCCTGGCCAGTATAGGGCTTGAGTGCTGA
- the ABTB1 gene encoding ankyrin repeat and BTB/POZ domain-containing protein 1 isoform X1 — MDTSDLFTSCKKGDVSRVRYLLEQRDVEINVRDKWDSTPLYYACLCGHEELVRYLLANGAKCEANTFDGERCLYGALSDAIRRLLKEYKQITAKCMKRDYYDVFLQRLLEQGYQSDIVFIVHGKSFCAHRCILSARSAYFAEMFETKWKGKNMIVLKHPLINPAAFGSLLQYLYTGRLDIDVEYVNDCKRLAKQCRLQDLIDDLETKCKKVYEFVSSKPGTCVKVLTIEPTGNCRLQEDLALLADCALPAELRVGFGELPFDSTDNFNSCPDVCFRVADYNFLCHKAFFCGRSDYFKALLEDHFSESEELQTQPSIPVVTLHNISEDIFIRVLYYIYSDDTELSPENAYDVLCVADMYLLPGLKRLCGRTLAQILDEDNIVSIWRIAKLFQLTRLEDQCTEYMAKIIEKLVELEEFVAAVKENAEAVEERQETDSIPLVDDIRFHITSNVQTYSAIEEANQKLEALENLLASIGLEC, encoded by the exons ATGGACACCAGCGACCTCTTCACCAGCTGCAAAAAAGGGGACGTGAGCCGCGTCCG ATACCTTCTTGAACAGCGAGATGTGGAAATTAATGTCCGTGATAAGTGGGACAGTACACCGCT GTATTATGCTTGCCTCTGTGGACATGAGGAGCTGGTACGCTATCTTCTAGCCAACG GAGCGAAGTGTGAGGCAAACACTTTTGATGGGGAGCGTTGTTTGTACGGAGCTTTGAGTGATGCCATCCGCCGTCTGCTGAAGGAGTACAAACAGATCACGGCAAAGTGCATGAAGAGAGACTACTACGACGTCTTCCTACAGCG GTTGCTGGAGCAGGGTTATCAAAGCGACATCGTTTTCATTGTTCATGGCAAATCCTTCTGTGCCCACCGCTGCATTCTCAGTGCTCGCAGCGCCTACTTTGCAGAAATGTTTGAGACCAAATGGAAGGGGAAGAACATGATAGTGTTGAAGCATCCATTG ATTAATCCAGCAGCCTTTGGCTCCCTTCTGCAGTATCTCTACACAG GTCGTCTTGATATCGACGTCGAATATGTAAATGACTGCAAGAGGTTAGCCAAGCAGTGTCGGCTGCAGGACCTCATAGACGATTTGGAGACCAAATGTAAAAAAGTCTATGAATTTG tctCTTCCAAGCCAGGGACCTGTGTGAAAGTGCTGACGATTGAGCCCACAGGTAACTGCCGGCTGCAGGAAGATCTGGCTCTTCTAGCAGACTGCGCCCTGCCAGCTGAACTGCGG GTTGGTTTTGGGGAGTTGCCGTTTGACAGCACTGACAACTTTAACAGTTGTCCCGACGTGTGTTTCCGGGTGGCAGATTACAACTTTTTGTGCCATAAG gCATTTTTCTGTGGTCGCAGTGATTATTTCAAagcccttcttgaagaccaTTTCAGTGAGAGTGAGGAACTGCAGAcacagcccagcatccctgtgGTGACTCTCCACAACATCTCAGAAGACATCTTCATCCGGGTCCTCTACTACATCTACAGCGATGACACAGAG CTGTCCCCGGAAAACGCCTACGACGTGCTGTGCGTGGCAGACATGTACCTGCTGCCTGGGCTCAAGCGCCTTTGCGGCAGGACCTTGGCTCAGATCCTCGACGAGGACAACATCGTCAGCATCTGGAGGATCGCAAAGCTGTTCCAGCTCACCCGCCTGGAGGACCAGTGCACAGAGTACATGGCAAAGATCATCGAGAAG ctggtgGAGTTGGAGGAGTTCGTGGCTGCTGTGAAGGAGAATGCGGAGGCCGTGGAGGAACGGCAGGAGACCGACTCCATTCCTCTGGTCGATGACATCCGCTTCCACATCACCAGCAACGTGCAGACTTACAGTGCCATCGAGGAAGCCAACCAGAAACTTGAAGCTCTGGAAAACCTCCTGGCCAGTATAGGGCTTGAGTGCTGA